In Deinococcus sp. QL22, the following are encoded in one genomic region:
- a CDS encoding ABC transporter ATP-binding protein codes for MTAPTPDVLREVRHNSENALELRNITKRFPLVLANDNISMTVKWGSVHALCGENGAGKSTLMKIVYGAQPPTSGEIVVDGETVSLSNPADAIARGIGMVFQHFMLVDTLTVTENVILGAEPTIGGRIDIAGARRKVADLVKQFNFDLDPDALIGNLPVGKQQKVEILKTLYRGARILILDEPTAVLTPSETDELFDFLKNQYAASGNAVIFISHKLHEVLHISDTISVIRDGKMIGSIPSAGATTETLARMMVGREVNLRVDKTAAQPGEVALDIKNVTVKGEHKNAVDNVSFQVRAGEIVGIAGVEGNGQSELVEAITGLTSVLGGTIAYLGKTARGVREVEAAGLSHIPEDRNERGLVLDMTTAENFILGEHDQAPFAGRFGFLNLDVIEQNARDLSEKYDVRPRSASLQAGRYSGGNAQKIIVAREMRKGPKILIASQPTRGVDIGAIEFIHARIVEARDQGLAVLLISADLGEVMNLADRILVMYEGQIAGEVNAADATETQLGLMMTGSSGQTGSGRSGEVSVGQMTGER; via the coding sequence ATGACCGCCCCCACTCCTGACGTGCTGCGCGAGGTTCGGCACAACTCTGAAAATGCACTGGAACTGCGGAACATCACCAAGCGCTTTCCACTGGTACTCGCCAACGACAATATCTCTATGACCGTGAAATGGGGCAGCGTTCACGCCCTGTGCGGCGAAAACGGCGCAGGCAAAAGCACGCTGATGAAGATCGTGTACGGCGCTCAGCCGCCCACCAGCGGCGAAATTGTCGTAGACGGCGAAACCGTGAGCCTGTCTAACCCCGCCGACGCCATCGCACGCGGCATCGGCATGGTGTTCCAGCACTTCATGTTGGTCGATACCCTGACCGTCACCGAAAACGTGATTCTGGGCGCAGAGCCGACCATCGGCGGGCGAATTGATATTGCAGGTGCACGGCGCAAGGTGGCCGATCTGGTCAAGCAATTCAACTTCGACCTCGACCCAGACGCCCTGATCGGGAATCTTCCGGTGGGCAAGCAGCAGAAAGTGGAAATTCTGAAAACGCTGTACCGGGGCGCACGCATCCTGATTCTGGACGAACCCACCGCCGTACTGACTCCCAGCGAAACCGACGAACTGTTCGACTTCCTGAAAAATCAGTACGCGGCCAGCGGCAATGCCGTGATTTTCATCAGCCACAAGCTGCATGAGGTGCTGCACATCTCGGACACCATCAGCGTGATCCGCGACGGCAAGATGATCGGTTCTATTCCCAGCGCCGGAGCCACCACCGAAACGCTGGCCCGCATGATGGTAGGCCGCGAGGTGAATTTGCGGGTAGACAAAACCGCCGCCCAGCCGGGGGAAGTCGCGCTGGACATTAAAAACGTGACCGTGAAGGGCGAGCACAAAAACGCTGTAGACAATGTGTCGTTTCAGGTGCGGGCGGGCGAAATCGTGGGCATTGCAGGTGTGGAGGGCAACGGCCAGAGCGAACTGGTAGAAGCCATCACGGGCCTGACCTCGGTGCTGGGCGGCACGATCGCCTATCTGGGCAAAACGGCGCGGGGCGTGCGCGAAGTGGAAGCGGCGGGCCTGTCGCACATTCCCGAAGACCGCAACGAGCGCGGGCTGGTGCTGGACATGACCACCGCCGAAAACTTCATTCTGGGCGAACACGATCAGGCACCGTTTGCCGGACGCTTCGGCTTCTTGAATCTGGACGTGATCGAGCAAAATGCCCGCGACCTGTCGGAGAAGTATGACGTTCGCCCGCGCAGTGCCAGCCTGCAAGCCGGGCGTTACAGCGGCGGCAATGCCCAGAAAATCATCGTGGCCCGCGAGATGCGCAAAGGCCCGAAAATTCTGATCGCCAGCCAGCCCACACGCGGCGTAGACATCGGCGCAATCGAGTTTATTCACGCCCGAATCGTGGAAGCCCGTGATCAGGGTCTGGCCGTGCTGCTCATCAGCGCCGATTTGGGCGAAGTGATGAACCTTGCAGACCGGATTCTGGTGATGTACGAGGGCCAGATTGCCGGAGAAGTGAACGCCGCCGACGCCACCGAAACCCAGTTGGGCCTGATGATGACGGGCAGTAGCGGACAAACCGGCAGTGGTAGAAGCGGAGAAGTCAGCGTGGGGCAGATGACTGGGGAACGGTAA
- a CDS encoding phosphatase PAP2 family protein has product MEAFWLAVTNLGRDEVFIVALALYTWLVSPRGGRNLGVAFALSYLVNTALKFGFDLPRPFTNDPAAASAAAKATAGGPGLPSGHTQMAATLWGGIALQVQRPGMWLAAGLLIALISYSRLALNVHYPSDVVVGLLLGGVFALMAARIHVPDENAVRWGVPALLLLVAAFLPTGTPREYGTALGLLAGFWFVRPTFTPPRDVAGRLIVAVLGLVLVFAVFFGLGVLPQSVKDIGLVRALRYAVLVWVAAEGVPLVLRHWMPRGV; this is encoded by the coding sequence ATGGAAGCATTCTGGTTGGCGGTCACGAATCTGGGGCGGGATGAAGTGTTTATCGTGGCGTTGGCGCTGTATACGTGGTTGGTCAGCCCACGTGGCGGGCGCAATTTGGGCGTGGCGTTTGCCCTGAGTTACCTGGTCAATACAGCCCTGAAATTTGGCTTCGATCTGCCCCGACCCTTCACCAACGACCCGGCGGCGGCCAGTGCAGCGGCCAAAGCCACAGCGGGCGGCCCTGGCCTGCCCAGCGGCCATACGCAAATGGCAGCGACATTGTGGGGCGGCATCGCCCTCCAGGTGCAGCGGCCCGGAATGTGGCTGGCGGCGGGCCTGCTGATTGCGCTGATTTCCTATTCCCGCCTGGCCCTCAACGTGCATTACCCCAGCGACGTAGTGGTGGGCCTGCTCTTGGGCGGCGTATTTGCCCTGATGGCCGCCCGAATCCATGTGCCCGACGAGAACGCCGTGCGTTGGGGCGTGCCCGCGCTGCTGCTGCTGGTGGCTGCCTTCCTGCCCACTGGAACGCCCCGCGAATACGGCACCGCTTTGGGCCTGCTGGCCGGATTCTGGTTTGTGCGCCCCACCTTCACCCCGCCCCGCGACGTGGCTGGCCGCCTGATCGTGGCTGTACTGGGTCTGGTTTTGGTGTTCGCCGTGTTCTTCGGACTCGGAGTCTTGCCCCAAAGTGTGAAAGACATCGGGCTGGTGCGGGCGCTCCGGTATGCGGTGTTGGTATGGGTTGCGGCAGAAGGCGTGCCGCTGGTGCTTCGTCACTGGATGCCTAGAGGGGTGTAG
- a CDS encoding monothiol bacilliredoxin BrxC family protein encodes MTTPDQQHAQQADAQAPQQQVLVPLTTPEDVDHFLKEHPLAAVFKAGTCHKTMQGFGVLEQFLQRHELPVGFIRVVDWRPASNHITDLTGIQHHSPQLILFKEGQPQFEVNNWDITPEALEPVFTAQVPVRAGEGAVSTDDNVEPYRRLMNDFVEGRLSDWAFQDQYVNMFRDDASLRSQREFDLLSRLFGDPDAYHGGLHQLGQPQQRGDLKARVQELLAELG; translated from the coding sequence ATGACCACCCCCGACCAGCAACACGCCCAGCAGGCCGACGCGCAGGCTCCGCAGCAGCAAGTGTTGGTACCGCTGACCACGCCCGAAGACGTAGACCACTTTCTGAAAGAGCATCCTCTCGCCGCCGTATTCAAGGCAGGCACCTGCCACAAGACCATGCAGGGCTTTGGCGTGCTGGAGCAGTTTTTGCAGCGCCACGAGTTGCCTGTCGGCTTTATTCGGGTCGTCGATTGGCGTCCGGCCAGCAATCACATTACAGACCTGACAGGCATTCAGCACCACAGCCCGCAACTGATTCTGTTCAAGGAAGGCCAGCCGCAGTTTGAAGTGAACAACTGGGACATCACCCCAGAAGCGCTTGAGCCTGTGTTTACGGCGCAGGTGCCGGTGCGGGCCGGAGAAGGTGCAGTCTCTACCGACGACAATGTGGAACCCTACCGCCGCCTGATGAACGACTTTGTAGAAGGCCGCCTCAGCGATTGGGCTTTTCAGGATCAGTACGTGAACATGTTCCGCGACGACGCCAGCCTCCGCAGCCAGCGTGAATTCGACCTGTTGTCGCGCTTGTTTGGCGACCCCGACGCCTATCACGGTGGCCTGCACCAGTTGGGTCAACCCCAGCAGCGCGGCGACCTGAAAGCCCGCGTGCAGGAATTGTTGGCCGAACTCGGTTGA
- a CDS encoding YqjF family protein, producing MISSDPSPLPPARGPWVLRMQWHDLCFMHWAVNPDLIARTLPAGVEVDKRGGRAYLGVVPFRMSGVAPRLTPAVPRLSAFPELNLRTYVTVDGVPGVWFYSLDIPEALPVVLARTFFHLPYSLAQMWMHREHGVTRYASARTQADAPAGRFAAAYRPVGPEFQAAPGSLDDWLTNRLALYSADKTGRVYRGHIQHTPWPLRRAEAEIAENTLADRLGIQLEGQPHLLHSERLDVRAWWLERVR from the coding sequence ATGATTTCCTCTGACCCCTCTCCCCTGCCCCCCGCACGCGGCCCCTGGGTGCTGCGGATGCAGTGGCACGACCTGTGTTTTATGCACTGGGCGGTGAATCCTGACCTGATTGCCCGCACCCTCCCGGCGGGTGTAGAGGTGGACAAACGCGGCGGGCGAGCCTACCTAGGCGTCGTGCCGTTCCGTATGAGCGGCGTCGCCCCGCGCCTGACGCCCGCTGTGCCCCGCCTGAGCGCCTTTCCAGAACTGAACCTGAGGACGTATGTGACGGTAGACGGCGTGCCGGGCGTTTGGTTTTACAGTCTGGACATTCCCGAAGCGCTGCCTGTGGTGCTGGCCCGCACCTTTTTTCATCTGCCCTACAGCCTGGCCCAGATGTGGATGCACCGTGAACACGGCGTCACGCGCTACGCCAGCGCCCGCACGCAAGCCGACGCCCCAGCGGGACGGTTTGCCGCCGCCTACCGCCCAGTGGGGCCAGAGTTTCAGGCCGCGCCCGGTTCGCTGGACGACTGGCTGACCAACCGCCTCGCCCTATACAGCGCCGACAAAACGGGGCGGGTCTACCGGGGCCACATCCAGCACACGCCTTGGCCGCTGCGCCGCGCCGAAGCCGAAATTGCCGAAAATACGTTGGCGGATCGCCTAGGCATACAACTGGAAGGCCAACCCCATCTGCTGCACTCCGAACGCTTGGACGTGCGGGCGTGGTGGCTGGAGCGGGTGCGGTGA